In Bufo gargarizans isolate SCDJY-AF-19 chromosome 6, ASM1485885v1, whole genome shotgun sequence, a single genomic region encodes these proteins:
- the LOC122940384 gene encoding inositol 1,4,5-trisphosphate receptor-interacting protein, which produces MQAGIFKVCLVVVTAIVNHPLLFPNNYTSIPANDDLIMEKLREREENLKKQQLELEQLLSRQEEPAEDDKTESQESKGGSGWDFWSTVSMVIFLMIEVWRQDFKDNNSHEQSKEEDDLLFLGNNCHGVSLPNKPMLTIFHDQYIRASTHDAVRSREFVEGFADDLLEALKSVCNRDADMEVDDSICIGSMYENWRVNRPLICDLLVPFAPPEPYHFRCQPWVCDPSIGPDKQSYGTILVCGPDDESCGCVCDKKRLGEEMLCLLHNPTNSKKVSKDFNLLCSRNTNYLDIDQVMKWFQTAVTKAWSKISRKYEFELTFSHLDSPGALRVKFKSGKVISFNITPVVQYEDTDLYFISHFPSTPREVSSSIYWMLSFSVYERRFLKDFAKNLPGNSCHLSCLQIITFLHSKQCHITGPSGLTTYHLKTVLMHLLLSRPYSDWDSVLLEERLRDMFKSLEKGLLEKKLYHFMVGNGKLPDTVKLPQHFRVSEPVNLFRFFVLNRDLYQKTLSMFYEMLKNATVVINEYSLHLPNGTTNKSSH; this is translated from the coding sequence ATGCAGGCCGGGATATTCAAGGTGTGCCTGGTGGTGGTGACCGCAATTGTCAACCATCCGCTCCTCTTCCCAAATAACTACACCTCCATTCCTGCTAATGACGACCTTATTATGGAGAAATTACGGGAGAGAGAAGAAAACTTGAAAAAACAGCAGCTGGAACTTGAGCAACTTTTATCCCGTCAGGAGGAACCAGCAGAAGATGACAAGACCGAAAGCCAGGAGTCAAAAGGTGGATCAGGGTGGGACTTCTGGAGTACAGTGTCTATGGTCATATTCCTGATGATTGAAGTGTGGAGACAAGACTTTAAGGACAACAACTCCCATGAGCAAAGCAAAGAGGAGGATGATCTGCTGTTCCTAGGAAACAACTGTCATGGTGTGTCTCTTCCCAACAAGCCAATGCTGACCATCTTTCATGACCAGTACATCAGAGCAAGCACCCACGATGCTGTGAGAAGCAGAGAGTTTGTGGAAGGATTTGCAGATGACCTCCTGGAGGCATTGAAAAGCGTCTGCAACCGGGATGCCGACATGGAGGTTGATGACAGCATCTGCATTGGGAGTATGTATGAAAACTGGAGGGTGAACCGGCCATTGATATGTGACCTACTGGTACCATTTGCACCTCCAGAACCATATCACTTCAGGTGCCAGCcatgggtctgtgatccatccATTGGTCCAGACAAACAAAGTTATGGAACAATTCTAGTCTGCGGCCCAGACGATGAATCTTGCGGCTGTGTGTGTGACAAGAAGAGACTTGGAGAAGAAATGTTATGTCTTCTTCACAATCCAACCAACAGTAAAAAAGTCAGTAAGGATTTCAACTTGCTCTGTTCCAGAAACACCAACTACCTGGACATTGACCAGGTGATGAAATGGTTCCAAACAGCCGTGACTAAAGCATGGAGCAAGATTTCACGCAAGTATGAGTTTGAGCTCACCTTCAGTCACTTGGACTCTCCTGGAGCTTTGAGAGTCAAATTCAAGTCTGGAAAAGTCATCAGCTTCAACATCACTCCTGTGGTTCAGTATGAGGACACAGACCTGTATTTTATTTCCCATTTTCCAAGCACACCTCGTGAAGTCTCCTCCAGTATCTATTGGATGTTGTCCTTCTCGGTCTATGAGAGAAGGTTCCTCAAGGACTTTGCAAAAAACCTTCCTGGCAATTCGTGCCACCTCAGCTGCCTACAAATAATTACTTTTCTCCACTCCAAGCAGTGTCACATAACTGGGCCAAGCGGTCTCACCACGTACCATCTAAAGACAGTCCTTATGCATCTGCTTCTTAGTAGGCCCTATTCAGATTGGGACAGTGTCTTGCTAGAGGAGCGGTTACGAGACATGTTCAAGAGCTTGGAGAAAGGTCTCCTGGAGAAGAAACTCTACCATTTCATGGTTGGAAATGGCAAACTTCCAGACACCGTGAAACTCCCCCAACACTTTCGAGTTTCAGAACCTGTTAATCTCTTCAGGTTCTTTGTCCTAAACAGAGACCTTTATCAGAAGACTTTATCCATGTTCTATGAGATGCTGAAGAATGCGACTGTTGTTATCAATGAATACAGCTTACACCTGCCCAATGGGACCACCAACAAGTCTTCTCATTGA